One segment of Strix aluco isolate bStrAlu1 chromosome 4, bStrAlu1.hap1, whole genome shotgun sequence DNA contains the following:
- the GSKIP gene encoding GSK3B-interacting protein, whose product METDCNPMELPNNTGFEEDSDYRDFEGTDVKDMRLEAEAVVNDVLFAVSNMFVSKTLPCAEDVAYINVETRERNRYCLELTEAGLRVVAYDFDQTDDRLQTPYHETVYSLLDSLSPAYREVFGNALLQRLEALKKDSQS is encoded by the exons ATGGAGACTGATTGCAATCCTATGGAGTTGCCCAATAATACGGGTTTTGAAGAGGATTCTGATTATAGAGACTTCGAAGGAACAGATGTGAAAGATATGAGACTAGAAGCCGAAGCTGTTGTGAATGATGTTCTGTTTGCTGTCAGCAACATGTTTGTCTCAAAAACCCTTCCCTGTGCAGAGGATGTGGCATATATCAATGTGGAAACCAGGGAAAGGAACAGATACTGCCTGGAGCTCACTGAAGCAGGACTTAGG GTAGTAGCTTATGATTTTGATCAGACTGATGACAGATTGCAAACTCCATACCACGAAACTGTCTACTCCTTATTGGACTCTCTCAGCCCTGCATATCGAGAGGTGTTTGGAAATGCATTACTACAAAGACTAGAAGCTTTGAAGAAAGATAGTCAGTCATGA